A DNA window from Hordeum vulgare subsp. vulgare chromosome 1H, MorexV3_pseudomolecules_assembly, whole genome shotgun sequence contains the following coding sequences:
- the LOC123427989 gene encoding stromal 70 kDa heat shock-related protein, chloroplastic-like, with protein sequence MATTAFPTSTPFFVHHGTRRPSVNPPTAAAVYGRGGRRWRPLRVACEKVVGIDLGTTNSAVAAMEGGKPTIVTNAEGARTTPSVVAYTKAGDRLVGQIAKRQAVVNPENTFFSVKRFIGRKMNEVAEESKQVSYRLVRDDNGNVKLDCPAIGKQFAAEEISAQVLRKLVDDASKFLNDKVTKAVITVPAYFNDSQRTATKDAGRIAGLDVLRIINEPTAASLAYGFEKKNNETILVFDLGGGTFDVSVLEVGDGVFEVLSTSGDTHLGGDDFDKRIVDWLAGSFKNDEGIDLLKDKQALQRLTEAAEKAKMELSSLTQTNISLPFITATADGPKHIETTLTRGKFEELCSDLLDRLRTPVDNSLRDAKLSLKEIDEVILVGGSTRIPAVQDLVKKMTGKAPNVTVNPDEVVALGAAVQAGVLSGDVSDIVLLDVTPLSLGLETLGGVMTKIIPRNTTLPTSKSEVFSTAADGQTSVEINVLQGEREFVRDNKSLGSFRLDGIPPAPRGVPQIEVKFDIDANGILSVAAVDKGTGKKQDITITGASTLPKDEVEKMVEEAEKFAAEDKEKRDAIDTKNQAESVIYQTEKQLKELGDKVPGDVKEKVEGKLKELQDAVAGGSTETIKDALAALNQEVMQLGQSLYQQQGSGPTPGAGADGTADSAGPSEKTGDGGDVIDADFTDSN encoded by the exons ATGGCGACCACGGCCTTCCCCACCTCGACCCCCTTCTTCGTCCACCACGGCACCCGGCGCCCCTCCGTCAACCCCCCAACGGCGGCGGCGGTGTACGGCCGTggtgggcggcggtggcggccacTGCGGGTTGCCTGCGAGAAGGTGGTGGGGATCGACCTCGGGACCACCAACTCCGCGGTCGCGGCCATGGAGGGCGGCAAGCCCACGATCGTCACCAACGCCGAGGGCGCGCGGACCACGCCGTCGGTCGTGGCCTACACCAAGGCCGGAGACCGGTTGGTGGGGCAGATCGCCAAGAGGCAGGCGGTGGTCAACCCGGAGAACACCTTCTTCTCAGTCAAGAGGTTCATCGGCCGAAAGATGAACGAGGTCGCCGAGGAGTCCAAGCAGGTTTCCTACCGCCTTGTCCGGGACGATAACGGCAATGTCAAGCTCGATTGCCCGGCAATCGGCAAGCAGTTCGCTGCCGAGGAGATCTCTGCACAG GTCCTGAGAAAGTTGGTTGATGATGCGTCAAAGTTTTTAAATGACAAAGTCACCAAGGCAGTGATCACAGTTCCTGCTTATTTCAATGACTCCCAGAGGACGGCTACAAAAGATGCTGGGCGCATTGCAGGGTTGGATGTTCTTCGTATCATAAACGAGCCTACCGCGGCATCGTTGGCATATGGTTTCGAAAAAAAGAACAATGAAACAATTCTGGTTTTTGATCTGGGAGGAGGCACCTTTGATGTctcag TTCTTGAGGTTGGCGATGGTGTTTTTGAGGTGCTATCTACATCTGGTGATACTCACCTTGGTGGTGATGACTTTGACAAG AGAATTGTTGATTGGCTGGCCGGGAGCTTCAAGAACGATGAGGGTATTGACCTGCTAAAAGACAAGCAAGCTCTTCAGCGTCTTACAGAAGCAGCTGAGAAGGCGAAGATGGAATTGTCATCGTTGACCCAAACAAACATCAG TTTACCTTTCATTACAGCTACTGCGGACGGGCCGAAGCATATTGAGACAACCCTTACTAGGGGTAAATTTGAGGAGCTATGCTCAGATCTTCTTGACAG GCTGAGGACACCTGTTGACAATTCTCTTAGAGATGCGAAGTTGTCACTTAAAGAAATAGATGAGGTGATTCTTGTGGGTGGTTCCACAAGAATTCCAGCTGTTCAGGATCTTGTAAAGAAAATGACAGGAAAGGCTCCCAATGTGACAGTCAACCCCGATGAGGTTGTTGCTCTTGGAGCAGCGGTGCAG GCAGGAGTATTGTCGGGTGATGTGAGCGATATTGTGCTTCTTGATGTTACGCCACTGTCTCTGGGTTTGGAGACACTGGGTGGGGTGATGACCAAGATTATTCCAAGGAACACAACCCTCCCTACCTCCAAGTCAGAGGTCTTCTCAACGGCTGCTGATGGACAGACGAGTGTGGAGATTAATGTTCTCCAAGGAGAAAGGGAGTTTGTCAGGGACAACAAATCCCTTGGTAGCTTCCGTCTTGATGGAATTCCTCCTGCTCCGCGTGGTGTTCCCCAAATTGAAGTCAAGTTCGATATTGATGCCAATGGCATTCTGTCTGTTGCTGCGGTGGATAAGGGCACTGGAAAGAAGCAGGACATTACAATCACTGGAGCAAGCACACTGCCAAAGGATGAG GTAGAGAAGATGGTGGAAGAAGCTGAAAAATTTGCGgcggaggacaaggagaagaggGACGCAATTGACACCAAGAACCAGGCAGAGTCTGTGATCTACCAGACTGAGAAACAACTGAAGGAGCTTGGAGACAAGGTCCCCGGCGATGTcaaggagaaggtggaggggaagctcaaggaaCTCCAGGACGCTGTTGCTGGTGGATCGACAGAGACGATAAAGGATGCACTAGCTGCGTTGAACCAAGAAGTGATGCAGCTTGGTCAGTCCCTCTACCAGCAGCAGGGATCTGGCCCTACCCCTGGAGCTGGAGCTGACGGCACTGCTGACTCCGCTGGCCCATCTGAGAAGACAGGCGATGGTGGTGACGTTATAGACGCTGATTTTACTGATAGCAATTGA